Proteins encoded by one window of Cellvibrio sp. KY-GH-1:
- a CDS encoding M15 family metallopeptidase produces MIDQTKRQLLGLDENLLVNDPELNCRLHPETLAAVLDLRARAANFGLDLRIASSFRSFERQLLIWNNKALGLRPVLDSSGAPLDIHCLTERDKVFAILRWSALPGASRHHWGTDLDVYGAVNVNPDYQVQLTLAETQEGGPFADFHRWLDTELQQRGTPFYRPYAQDCGGIAPEPWHLSYAPLAKNYAQIFTCDILREQLELAPLQLKETVLAHLDEIFQRFICVN; encoded by the coding sequence GTGATTGATCAGACAAAACGTCAATTGTTAGGGCTGGATGAAAACCTGTTAGTCAACGATCCGGAATTAAATTGCCGTCTTCACCCGGAAACTCTAGCAGCAGTTTTGGATTTGCGCGCGCGCGCGGCCAATTTTGGTTTAGATTTGCGAATTGCCAGCAGTTTTCGCAGCTTTGAGCGGCAGTTGCTGATCTGGAACAATAAGGCGTTGGGTCTTCGCCCGGTGTTGGATTCCAGCGGGGCCCCATTGGATATTCACTGCTTGACCGAGCGCGATAAAGTCTTCGCGATTTTGCGCTGGTCTGCTTTGCCGGGAGCATCGCGCCATCATTGGGGAACCGATTTGGATGTCTATGGCGCGGTGAATGTTAATCCGGATTATCAGGTTCAGCTCACTCTGGCGGAAACGCAGGAGGGTGGCCCTTTTGCGGATTTTCATCGCTGGTTAGATACTGAATTGCAGCAGCGGGGCACGCCATTTTATCGCCCTTACGCGCAGGATTGTGGCGGCATTGCCCCTGAGCCCTGGCATTTAAGTTACGCGCCTTTGGCAAAAAATTATGCACAGATATTTACCTGTGACATTTTGCGTGAGCAGCTCGAGCTGGCGCCGCTGCAACTAAAAGAAACTGTGTTGGCGCATCTGGACGAAATTTTCCAGCGCTTTATTTGTGTTAATTAA
- a CDS encoding TfoX/Sxy family protein: MTACHSELLQLKNLGMASVNILRAIGINTHADLKRMGAVEAYRRIKARDINVSKVMLYALQGALLDVHWNDLAPDLKAQLVLEAELPDTGGYNQATA, encoded by the coding sequence ATGACCGCCTGTCATAGTGAGTTATTGCAATTAAAGAACCTTGGAATGGCATCGGTAAACATCCTGCGTGCAATAGGGATTAACACCCACGCCGACCTCAAACGAATGGGCGCTGTCGAAGCTTATCGACGAATCAAAGCCCGCGACATCAACGTATCCAAAGTCATGCTCTACGCCTTGCAAGGGGCGCTGCTGGATGTGCATTGGAATGATCTTGCTCCAGATCTGAAAGCCCAGCTGGTACTTGAAGCTGAACTGCCAGACACGGGTGGATACAATCAGGCAACTGCCTGA
- a CDS encoding Crp/Fnr family transcriptional regulator, with product MHFPIKQSELMSELVAKVRGLSELLCAAISPEETFLVPASDDIFADIPPTRLLRVSEGQVDYVLNGKRVMHFEEGDLLGLPRSLNLPQGQFSCKAPITVIAYERDALMAAVNADLKSQRNWAYYLLCNLSLYELAFTQELRAEFQPAAGFMHYRTGETIIQQGDSAHKVYTLLEGAADAVCDGVTVGEIHANEIFGALAVFTRQPRMASVIATSDCTVLAVRKEEFITLIEHQPQICLGLIEEMAAKINQLNTQLLQLKTPKTA from the coding sequence ATGCATTTCCCCATTAAGCAGTCCGAACTTATGTCTGAGCTGGTCGCCAAAGTGCGCGGCTTGAGCGAGCTTTTGTGTGCAGCAATATCCCCGGAAGAAACCTTCCTGGTTCCCGCCAGCGATGACATCTTTGCCGACATCCCCCCGACTCGCCTGTTGCGCGTCAGTGAAGGCCAAGTGGATTACGTGTTAAATGGCAAGCGGGTAATGCATTTCGAAGAGGGGGACTTGCTCGGCCTGCCGAGATCCCTCAATTTGCCGCAAGGTCAATTTTCCTGCAAAGCACCTATTACTGTGATCGCCTACGAGCGCGATGCGCTGATGGCTGCCGTCAATGCGGACCTGAAAAGCCAGCGTAATTGGGCCTATTACCTTTTGTGCAACCTCAGTCTGTACGAATTGGCGTTCACCCAGGAACTGCGCGCCGAATTCCAGCCAGCAGCCGGATTTATGCATTACCGCACAGGAGAAACCATCATCCAGCAAGGCGACTCAGCACATAAGGTTTACACATTACTTGAAGGTGCCGCCGACGCGGTCTGCGATGGTGTTACGGTCGGAGAAATCCACGCCAATGAAATTTTCGGAGCCCTGGCCGTGTTCACCCGCCAACCGCGTATGGCCTCGGTAATCGCTACCAGTGATTGCACGGTTCTGGCGGTACGCAAGGAAGAGTTTATTACCCTGATCGAACACCAGCCGCAGATTTGCCTTGGTCTAATTGAAGAAATGGCCGCCAAAATTAATCAGCTGAACACCCAGCTTTTGCAACTGAAGACGCCCAAAACAGCATAA
- the htpX gene encoding protease HtpX: protein MLRIGLFLLTNLAVMLVAGVVLSLLGVGSYRTAGGLDLQNLLIFCAVFGFVGSFISLFLSKWMAKKTMGVQLIEQPRNADEKWLVDTVVELSEKAGIKTPEIGVFAAQESNAFATGWNRNDALVAVSLGLLQRFERDEVKAVLAHEIGHVANGDMITLSLIQGVVNTFVMFFARIIGDLVDRVLLKNEDGRGIAFMVTTFIAEIVLGILASMIVAAFSRYREYRADEAGATLADRGAMIRALQRLQAETSAGVESPLPSSMRAFGISGGMSNLFASHPPLEARIQALRNAA, encoded by the coding sequence GTGTTACGCATAGGCTTGTTTTTACTCACTAACCTCGCGGTAATGCTGGTGGCTGGTGTAGTTTTAAGCTTACTCGGGGTTGGCAGTTATCGCACTGCAGGCGGACTTGACCTGCAAAACCTGCTGATTTTCTGCGCCGTGTTCGGATTTGTCGGCTCCTTTATTTCCCTGTTTTTATCCAAGTGGATGGCCAAGAAAACCATGGGTGTGCAGCTGATAGAACAGCCGCGCAACGCCGACGAAAAATGGCTGGTCGACACCGTGGTTGAGTTATCTGAGAAAGCCGGAATTAAAACGCCGGAAATTGGCGTGTTTGCGGCTCAAGAATCTAACGCATTTGCTACGGGCTGGAATCGCAATGATGCCCTGGTCGCCGTAAGCCTCGGGCTCTTACAACGCTTTGAGCGCGATGAAGTAAAGGCGGTACTAGCGCACGAGATTGGGCACGTAGCCAACGGCGATATGATCACCTTGAGTCTGATCCAAGGTGTGGTAAATACCTTTGTCATGTTCTTCGCCCGCATCATTGGCGATCTGGTTGACCGGGTCCTGCTGAAAAATGAAGATGGTCGCGGCATCGCCTTTATGGTCACTACCTTTATCGCCGAGATTGTTCTGGGCATTCTGGCCTCTATGATTGTGGCGGCTTTCTCGCGCTACCGCGAATATCGCGCCGATGAGGCTGGCGCGACTCTGGCCGATCGCGGCGCAATGATCCGCGCCCTGCAACGCCTGCAAGCCGAGACAAGTGCCGGAGTGGAAAGCCCATTACCGAGCAGCATGCGCGCCTTTGGTATTAGTGGTGGCATGAGCAATCTGTTTGCGAGCCATCCTCCCTTGGAAGCGCGTATTCAAGCGCTGCGCAACGCTGCTTAA
- a CDS encoding S1C family serine protease — protein MKLWRWFLLSFLTGASTLSAATVQAFSTDDEQNSMEVFESSRPSVVFVTNQQLARDPYSFDLVTVPRGSGTGFVWDEKGYIVTNYHVVEGARKITITLQDQSNWPAEVVGLAPERDIAVLKIDGQKAKLKALPLGDSGNLRVGRKVLAIGNPFGLDATLTTGVVSALGREIESPNQRKITNVIQTDAAINPGNSGGPLLNSEGRLIGVNTMIYSPSGASAGIGFAIPVNTVKEVVPELITHGRIVRPVLGIAVAPDQWAQQVGIQGVPILRVEPNSPAAEAGLQGAKRNNWGQISLGDVIVAIEDYPVANDDQLLSALEHYKPGDKVNVSVMRDSKLLTRKVRLIAPQ, from the coding sequence ATGAAGCTCTGGCGCTGGTTTTTACTCAGCTTCCTGACCGGCGCCAGCACCTTGAGTGCGGCAACCGTTCAGGCGTTTTCTACCGATGACGAACAAAACAGCATGGAGGTGTTTGAATCCTCACGCCCCAGCGTAGTGTTCGTCACTAACCAACAACTCGCTCGCGATCCCTACTCTTTTGATCTCGTGACCGTACCACGCGGCTCAGGTACCGGTTTTGTATGGGACGAAAAAGGTTACATTGTGACCAACTACCACGTGGTCGAAGGTGCTCGCAAAATCACTATTACTTTGCAAGATCAGTCCAATTGGCCTGCAGAGGTGGTGGGATTAGCGCCCGAACGCGATATTGCCGTACTGAAAATCGACGGGCAAAAAGCCAAACTTAAAGCCTTGCCTTTGGGGGATTCAGGTAATTTGCGTGTCGGGCGTAAAGTATTGGCGATCGGTAATCCATTTGGCTTGGACGCCACCCTTACCACCGGAGTGGTGAGCGCGTTGGGGCGCGAAATTGAATCCCCCAATCAGCGCAAAATCACCAATGTCATTCAGACGGATGCGGCAATTAACCCCGGCAATTCGGGCGGCCCGTTGCTTAATTCTGAAGGGCGCCTCATAGGGGTCAACACAATGATCTACAGCCCCAGCGGCGCCAGCGCCGGAATTGGCTTTGCGATTCCCGTCAATACGGTGAAAGAAGTTGTTCCAGAGTTAATTACTCATGGACGCATAGTGCGCCCAGTGCTTGGAATTGCGGTAGCGCCTGATCAATGGGCGCAACAGGTTGGCATTCAAGGTGTACCTATTTTACGTGTAGAACCCAACTCTCCAGCCGCGGAGGCTGGCTTGCAAGGTGCGAAACGCAATAACTGGGGGCAAATCAGTCTGGGCGATGTCATAGTCGCCATTGAGGACTACCCGGTCGCCAACGATGATCAGCTCTTAAGTGCCCTGGAGCATTACAAACCAGGCGACAAGGTAAACGTGAGCGTGATGCGCGATAGCAAGCTGCTCACGCGCAAAGTGCGATTGATTGCACCGCAATGA
- a CDS encoding Rieske 2Fe-2S domain-containing protein, producing the protein MTATDGSLLALCDLEDLDEGSSRGFTLGKLNVFVVKKRGLIFVFNNACPHLGIPLEWVEHQFLDNSGTMIQCANHGAQFVIQSGLCVAGPCLGRSLQAIPHLIIDNRIWIKSA; encoded by the coding sequence ATGACAGCAACCGATGGCAGCCTGCTCGCCCTTTGTGATCTCGAGGATTTGGATGAAGGTTCGAGCCGCGGTTTTACACTGGGCAAGCTGAATGTTTTTGTTGTCAAAAAACGCGGACTGATCTTCGTCTTCAACAACGCCTGCCCCCATTTGGGAATTCCGCTGGAATGGGTAGAACACCAGTTTCTGGACAACAGCGGCACCATGATCCAATGCGCCAATCACGGCGCACAATTTGTGATTCAATCCGGGCTCTGCGTTGCGGGCCCGTGCCTAGGGCGAAGCCTGCAGGCCATCCCCCATCTAATCATTGATAACCGTATTTGGATTAAGTCTGCGTAA